The Nodosilinea sp. PGN35 DNA segment CAATTTCGGCCAGGTAGAGCAGGTATTGCTGGCTGTGGGCAATGGGGGGTGGGTCGGGGGGCAGGCGCAGGCCAGGGCCAGGGGGTGGGGCTAGGGACGGTGGGGGGCTGGGGGTGGTGAGGTGGGGGTAGGGGGGTAGGGGGTTAGGGGTGTTGGGTGTGGGGTGTTGGGGGGGTGGGTGCGCCCGGATGGGGGATGGGGTGGGGGTAGACTTGGGTGTCTGCCCTGAAGCTGGTTTAGGGAATTTGGGTGATGGAGAGGGCAGCTAAAAGGGCGGATTGGGTGGGGGCACCGTGGTAGCGCTGGCCATTGATAAAAAAGGTGGGGGTATCGATTACGCCGCTGGCGCGACCGCTGGCAATGTCGGCCTGGATGCGGCTGACAAAGCGATCGCCGGTTACCTCCCGCAAAAACTGCCGCACATCGAGCCCCAGATTGGCGGCGTACTCGACCAGGTAGCCATTGCCCAGGGCATGCTGGCGGGTGTAGAGCTGGTCGTGCATGGGCCAGAACTTGCCCTGGCTGGCGGCGGCTTCGGCGGCTTCGGCGGCGTGTTGGGCGTGGGGGTAAACCTCGCTGCGGGGAAAGTGGCGAAAGACAAAGCACAGCCGATCGCCCAGATTCTCCAGCAGGTTCAGCAGCAGGGGATAGGCTGAGCCGCAGTTGGGGCACTGGTAGCCGCCATACTGCACTAGGGTAATCTGGGCGGTGGGTGGCCCCCACAGGTGGTCCTGGGGGCTGACGGGTTGGGTAAGCTCAGACACGGGGTGCATCATGGTGGCGCTGCCCAGGAATGGTGGCTTTAATCTGCGGCGAAACGTTATCGGTAAACGTTATCGGTAACTGTAGGCGGTGGGGCCGACGCTGTCGCGCCTCCTAGGGCTAAGATTGCCCCTGGCCTAGGAGGTGGCCTAGAACCTGGCCAAAAGGTCAGGATTGGCCTATCTCTACAGGAGAGTACAGCCGTCGCGGCGCAAAACCTCACCTTTTGGCTAGGCTCAGCCCCTGACAAGGGGGGGGAACTAGAACCCGACTGGGGCGTAGCGACAGGCATTGCCAGGCTCTGTAGGGTAGGGGCGAGTCCCGACCTAGAGAAATAAGGATTTTACCCCCATGAACCTACGTAAACGAGCCCTAGTTGTGGCGAGTTTTGTGCTCGCCGTTGTTTTATCCATTGCCTCCGCCACCTGGGCCACCGGCCCCAGCGGTGTGGCGGAGGCCAATGCCATTCTGGCCGCGGCCGCCCGCGAGTCGGGCCGACCGGCCTACAGTGAGCGCACCGCCGTCGCCTTTAAGCCCAGCGACCATGTCTATGTCAAAAGCGCCCTGGCGGTGGACTTTACCCTGAATAGCGCCACGGTAACGCTGCCCCTGTACCGGGGGCTGTCGCCCCAGGGGGAGTCAGTCTACTACGTGTTGACGGAGGCCTCTGATTTTGAGGTGGCCAAGACCCTGGGGGTGAACTATGCCCCCAAGATGAAGCGGGTAATTGGCACGGCGGGGGCTCAGCCGGTGACCCTCAGCCGAGGGATTATGCAGTTTCGCGGCAATGTCGATTTCTCACCGGAATATCGGGTTGAGCCCGGTTCTCCAAACCCGTTTCCCCCGGCGGTGGCGACCCCTGGGGCGATCGCCGATGCCAACTATTCATCCCTGGCGGTGATGCCCAGCGGCGTGGTGCTCAACGCCCAGATCGTACACAATGCCTCGGGCAGCCACGACCGCCTGGAGGCCATTGACCTCGACCGGCGCACCGTCACGCTGTCAATTTTGGACGGTTTCCAGGGAGGGCGGCAGTACTTTTACCACCTGGTGACCGATGTGTCGGCGGATGTACCGGCGGTGCTTGAAAAAGGGGTATTTGCCCCCAAACTGGCGGACATTCCGGCCTTTGGCCAATCGCTGCCCGACGACAATTCGGCGCTGCTGGGGTTTTCGCCCGTGCTCAACGGCATCAGCGATACGAGCACCGGGCAGCACCAGGGGTTTGTGGCGTCGCTGGCCAACAACGGCATCGACCCGATCAATGTGTTTCCCTTCGGCCCCGACAACGACAACCCCTCAGCGGACAACAACTACAGTCCCCTGTGGGATGCCCACGTGAGCATGTGGACGGAGCAGGCGATCGCCGCCAACAAAGTGCGCCGCATCACCTCCCTGGAGGATCTGCAAGGGCTGATCGCCAGCGGCCTGGTGGTCAATGCGGTGATTAACCCCGAGGGGCCTGGCAACCCCTGGCTGTTTGGTCTGCGCCCCACCCAGGCGACGATCAACTGCCCGGTGATCGCCCATCCGGAACTAGCAAATTAATCCAGTCAAGCCCAGCGTCCGGCAGCGATCGCCCACGGTTTAGGGTGGCCGCTGCCTCCCGGCTGGAGCAGGCTCAGGAGATCACAAAACCCTCATCCCCCCGCCCCTTCTCTCAAGCTTGGGAGAGGGGCTGGGGTGTAGCTTGCTTCCCTAAGGGTGGGCAACACCAGGGCTGACTATCCCGATCGCTGGCTAACGAGCCCTGACGGTGGCTGTCATGTGGGCGCGATCGCCGCCCCGGCAGAGGGGGCACTGGTGGCTGTGGGGAAAGGGCGATTGTGCGCTGCACACGCTTGCTCTTGCAGAGACGCTCCGCGAACGCCCGAAGGTAAAATGATCGCTGACGACTATCCCGCCTACTCGGCCTGGTGGTTATCAATAATTTGGCAAATTGTTTTGTCTGAGATGTCACCCTGGTCAGATTTGGAGTAAATAGTTACCAGAATGATTTTGGTTTGGGTCTTTAGGTAGTAGATAACTCGATAACCACCGCTTTTGCCACGCTGGCATCGCTGTTTCTGAGCCGTACTTTAAAGACTGCATAGGCAATGCCCGAAATCTGGTCGCCGGGGCATTTCCCTGCCTGTAACTGATCTAGCAAAGGTTTTAGATCTGAGCGAATGTGGCGATAGCGCTTGGCTAGGGCGCGGAGGTTGCGCTTGAAGTCGGATGAAACCTCAAGTTCAATAGGCGGCGGCTCACTCGGCATCAATGCCGTCCCACAGTTCGGCGAGGGGGATGGTTTGGCCGGTCATGGCTTCGTGCCAGCCCTGACGAAAGCTCTCCTCGGCGCTTTTGAGGGTAACGCTCTCGCGGAATAGCCGCACAATCTGCAACAGGTTGGGCAGGTATTCGGGAGGCGTTTGCTCGATCTCTTGCATTACGGCATCGAGCACGACGTTGGTAGGGGGCATCGGAGAGCCTGCGGTCATGGGACTGGGGTGAACAACTCTATCTTTAGTGTAGCCTTTGCGCGATCGCCCCTAGGGCAGAGGAGGCACTGGTGGCTGTGGGGGCAGGGGCCACACGCTTTCTCTTGCAGAGACGCTCCGCGAACGCGATCGCCCCAACGTAACCCGCTGAAGTTGCCTGGTTTGCGAAAGATTGGGTTACTCAATGCAGCTTAAGTTTAATGGTAAGCAGTGCCCACGCTGTTTACTTAACAATTTCTGATACCGATGCAAGTGTAGTGGCGGCTTTGTATATTGGCTCCTTAGGGTAGGACTTTGCTGCTTCGGAAAGAGCCAAAGTCAAATCAGCAATGATTGCTTGCTCTTTTTCAAGAGTCAGATTTTTGGATGTTTTGCCTTCTGCAATCCAAGAGTCAAGCGGGATTCCGTAGGGTGCATTAGCGGCCAAACAATCTCGGCGATCGCCTGCATCCCCCTGCTAGGCCGCAATGCACCGCTGATGGGACACACAAAGGAAAGAATTCTTGGCGTGATGGGATTGTGCTAACGCTAATGCAAAGCAATGCACCGCTTATAGTGCCATTAACCCTGGGGGTGGTGCATTGCTTCGCTTCGCTTCGCGAATGCACCCTACGGGTGATCGGAGACCACAATGCACCACTTCGGGCATCATTGCCATCCAAAACTTAAATTCGCAATGCAATGCATCACCCCAAGCATCTCCCCTATCATTCCTCTCCCTCTCGCAAAAACCGGTGCACGCTTGAATACATCCAATCTGTAGGGCACCCCACCAACCCATGCTTCACTGGGTTGTGATGAATATACTCACAGTGGCTCACAAAGTCCTGCTCATCCCGGATGCAGTGCTCCCAATAGCGGCGCTGCCATAGATTGCCCTCCCGCCTTCGCTCTCCCGAAGCGCTCTTCTCGGAGGGTAGCGCGAGTTCCCGCCCACACGCCCTTGTCACCATCAGCTTGATCAACCGCCACCGCTTGGCGTAGTCGATATCCCCCTCCGGCAGCGTCCAAATGCAGTGGAGGTGGTCGGGCAACAACACAAAGGCATCAATGGTAAAGGAGTACTTTTGCCGCACGGTGACAAGGGC contains these protein-coding regions:
- a CDS encoding DsbA family protein; the protein is MHPVSELTQPVSPQDHLWGPPTAQITLVQYGGYQCPNCGSAYPLLLNLLENLGDRLCFVFRHFPRSEVYPHAQHAAEAAEAAASQGKFWPMHDQLYTRQHALGNGYLVEYAANLGLDVRQFLREVTGDRFVSRIQADIASGRASGVIDTPTFFINGQRYHGAPTQSALLAALSITQIP
- a CDS encoding transposase, coding for MPNYRRRYRPGGTFFFTHVTYQRYPWLCTDLGRQSLRHALVTVRQKYSFTIDAFVLLPDHLHCIWTLPEGDIDYAKRWRLIKLMVTRACGRELALPSEKSASGERRREGNLWQRRYWEHCIRDEQDFVSHCEYIHHNPVKHGLVGCPTDWMYSSVHRFLREGEE